A segment of the Lolium perenne isolate Kyuss_39 chromosome 3, Kyuss_2.0, whole genome shotgun sequence genome:
TTAATTGGATTTCTCTTTGCACCACAGGCTTTTGCAGTTGCAGCTCTCCCACCTCATACTATTCCCCAATTTACCACTCTGTGCTGCTCTGCCAGACGCGACCCAAAACCTCCAAGAACCTCAAACGCGGCAGTGCCCGTGAGCCCATACCATTTCGGGAGCCATATATATATATCATCGTCCACTCTCATCCACACCAAGAAACAGCCGCTGAAGTGAAAGCAGTGCGTTTCAGAACGAGAGAGAAAGGAAGCAGCTTTCTTGCGGATAGGGAAGCTCGCTCTCCTCCGGCGAAGGTCGCAGCGCTGGCGAGGCTGATGAtccaccagcagcagcagcagcaggacgaaggctcctcctcctccgtcaccTCCTCCCCGCTCCAGAACTTCTCCAACATGCCGCTCCAccccgccaccgcctccaccacgcCGCCCTGGATGCTGCGCGAGCTGCGCTCCGACGAGCGCGGCCTCtgcctcatccacctcctcctcaactgcgccgccgccgccgccgccggccgcctcgaCGCCGCCAACGCGGCGCTCGAGCACATCGCCACCCTCGCCTCCCCCGACGGCGACGCCATGCAGCGCGTGGCCGCCGCCTTCGCGGAGGCGCTGGCGCGGCGCGCGCTCCGCGCCTGGCCGGGCCTCTGCCGCGCGCTCCTCCTGCCCCGCGCGTCGCCCGCGCCCGCCGAGGTCGCCGTCGCGCGCCGCCACTTCCTCGACCTCTGCCCCTTCCTCCgcctcgccggcgccgccgccaacCAGGCCGTGCTCGAGGCCATGGAGTCCGAGAAGATCGTCCACGTCATCGACCTCGGCGGCGCCGACGCCACCCAGTGGCTCGAGCtgctccacctcctcgccgcgCGCCCCGAGGGCCCGCCCCACTTCCGCCTCACCGCCGTGCACGAGCACAAGGACCTGCTCACGCAGACCGCCATGGTGCTCACCAAGGAAGCCGAGCGCCTCGACGTGCCGTTCCAGTTCAACCCCGTCGTCACCCGCCTCGACGCGCTCGACGTGGAGTCCCTCCGCGTCAAGACCGGCGAGGCCCTCGCGATAACCTCCAGCCTCCAGCTCCACCGCCTCCTCGCCACCGACGACGACTCCACCACCTCACCCACCGCCATCGACAAAGAAAAGCGTCGGAGCAGCCCGGAGGACTCCTCCGGCCTGCTCTCCCCATCAACCTCCCGCGCCGACGCCTTCCTCGGCGCGCTCTGGGGGCTGTCCCCGAAGGTGATGGTCGTCACCGAGCAGGAAGCCAGCCACAACACGCCGGGCCTCACGGAGCGGTTCGTGGAGGCGCTCAACTACTACGCGGCCCTCTTCGACTGCCTGGAGGTGGGCGCGGCGCGGGGGTCCGTGGAGCGCGCGCGCGTCGAGCGCTGGCTCCTCGGCGAGGAGATCAAGAACATCGTCGCCTGCGACGGCGCCGACCGCCGGGAGCGCCACGAGCGCCACGACCGGTGGGCGGCCAGGATGGAGGGCGCGGGCTTCGGCCGCGTCCCGCTCAGCTACTACTCCCTGCTGCAGGCGCGGCGGGCGGCGCAGGGGCTCGGCTGCGACGGGTTCAAGGTCCGCGAGGAGAAGGGCGTCTTCTTCCTCTGCTGGCAGGACCGCGCGCTCTTCTCCGTCTCCGCATGGCGCGGCCGCCGCTACGACTGAcccgccggccggccggccgtcgTGTCGCCGTGCCCCAAGGATTCTTAGATTTGATTTTACCCTTACTATCTACCGATGGGCATTAGCTAGCTAGGCGTTTCACCTGGCGCGTTGCGCCGGGTAAAATTTGAATCTTTTTCTAGTACTTGCTGTTTCTAGTAGCTCGGTGTTTGTTTAGACTGAACTTGCTGTTCATAGTGTGCCTTCCCTTTCTGGTTCAGATTAATGCATAGATTTTAGCGTGGACGATGAAATCATCTCCCGATTGATTTGATCATCTGGTGGATGGTTCATCGATCTTTCAGTTCAATCGATTCGTACCGAGCAGAGCAGGTTGTGTTTGGTGAAAATTTGATGATCTAACGCGATCAGATCAGTTCCTTATGAGTCACGTAATAGCTTGTCAGTCGACTCTCCACTGACTGACTGACTCATCGAGAAAACGTGGCGTTGAAATATTTCATGTCCTGGAAAGAGTACGATTACAGGACGCTGCGCTGGTAGTTTCCGCGTTAAACACAAGACCCAATTCGATCCAGCATTTTTCAACAAATTCAACCGTCGGTTCACCGGACAAAACGTTGGCTTTTGTCTCAACTTCCACAGAAATTGCCACCGTCGTTGCTTCGGGGAGttctcctctgtttctgaaagggCGTTTGTTTCCGTCCAACCCTCTCCTTCAAACTTAGAGCAAACTTACACACAAAGATGGGGGAGATCGTTTCATATCCTTCGCTACGAATACTAAACATTATATGTACCATGTATAAAATTGTATACCGTATGAATGTATTGCATACGTATGTATATGATTAATTGACTATGTAGGTAGGGGATCATTTGGGGTGACTCTTTGCCGGGGTGATGGTCGTGGCTTCTAGTCTGAAGGGACGACAAGACGTTGTTGGCCAGCCACGAGGCACTACGAGGCGGCGCTGCGCGTCATGAGCCTCGACAATGCGTCTTAGGTGTGTGCCAGCAGGGTTGGGGCGGCGTGCACACTAGGTGGTGACACAACAGTGTGATGAACGGCCAGACAGTTCGGGGCGACAAACTGTCTTACGGTGCCTGCATCGGACTGTCTTGCAACGATGATATGCCTATACGTAGATATACTGGATTTTGAATTTAAGTTTAGACATAAGCGTGGACATTACCGGTTGGGTTTGATTGAATTCAAGGAAATGGGTTGCACTGGAGCAAGCTTCTTCCCGTGGGCAATTCGAATTCGATGATTCAGGCCATCAGTTTCACGCTTGCTCTTTCAAGGAAAAGTACCGGAAGAGTGGACGTAACATGCTGTACTGTACCATACTCAAAGCAGACTGAAACTCGATCTACGTTATTCTGTTCGAGTAAAATTTCGACAAGTGTAGACCTGGTCGCACGACAGTTTCTCTTTTGAGCTGGACACTACGGCACTGTTAATTACAGCTCCAATTAGTCTTGTTCTTCATCTACAGTACACAGTGGAGTAGTAGCAGAGCATCTATGCTCGGTTCCCCAGTAGGATTGCCCTGTTGTCGCGCCAGAAAGGGCAACATGTGTGGATTGACTCATCGTCGGCAGCCAGGAGATGCCACCTTCCTCTTTTAACATATGACGATGATtgaggcgatttgcacaaaaataactcaaaagtgaaagaaaagcacagactgaccctccggcgaaactatttcaccaatctaacccttttgtgtggcgcccctcccatgggcgccacacatgcccatgtggcgcccctcctgccggcgccaccctcccagccgacgtggcgccctcgacgctgagctggtgcgtccatccgacgtggcagcatgtgtggcgcccctcccaacggcgccacacatgccaacttatatcatgttttcggtcgaaaacatccaggggctccggaacgtctgggacttagccgttttgcgaggctcgatgtgtggcgccgatgccacgggcgccacactagcctgtgtggcgccgatgccacgggcgccacacatccacttaagtgtggcgcccgcgctcGCGCCCAGCCCGACCCTCTCTTTCTCTTCTTTCTCTCCTTTCTTTCtctgctccaaccgccgccgccggccgcctccccttcgcccccccaccaaatcgaccaaggaatcgtcagatctatccggccaagtccttcctcctccattcctcaaggtattccccttcgattccctcctattcatccactagtgttggtggatttggtagatttgggtatgaaccctagacatggaaattCATGTTGGTGGATTTAGATATGAACCATTGATATGTTAGTGCATTTGGCTCTGAACCTAGCAAGATTTGgatatgttggtggatttggatatgaaccctagatttgttggaaccctagatatgaaattttacatgtatgtgttgaaatggctatgtatgtgttgaaatgggtatgtaagtgttgaatgtgtatgtgtaggaaccctagatatgttagtggatttggatatgaaccctagatttggatatgttggtggatttgtatgatgaaccctagatttgttggaaccctagatataaaatggctatgtatgctgcaggtggaatgggagccatatggtagctactaccatattggctccgggatggctgacctcaaccacaagtgcacggaggaggcgcggttctggcgtatgcgctgcccactcatatgcatgtggcttgttgaacaccaccagccgcaaagagtgatgagacagtttgggctgtatcaggagtgcccacctcagtggcaagacacggacaaggcgcttcataggtaaacttctggaatcatgcgatggaagattcttgatagaagaggtacaatctaacttcttgattcttgcaggcttgataggcagcggcagaggaagatcacaaattggacagttcatcatagcggccacgtcgcagcgttcctacactgtttggaagcgacacggaatgctggccctgagcagattgtgcctcacgacttcgccgctttcaacaactacctcgagtggttccatgagaacacgtgtatcgagttagttaagcacgcgtatcctgaggagatcttggacgaccccatccagttcgatgaggttgggcaaagccagcacgacacctttgctcgcagagggagatcgacttctattgcttccgagctgaacttcgtggtaatggattctctcactaactagtacatcatctacattgccatgtgctcgcttcaattgtgtaatgctatgtttgtcacagcgggaggagatccaaaaaacagATGAGGAGTGCGAGGTTATGTGGGAGCAGAGCAGGAGAGATGATAAGCCTGTCGGACCGTTGcggtatttcattaaggtatgatcaccaactttgaatgtatgctactatgatgtggtggctttgtaaccatgaacggcatgacgcagaacactgcacgaaagatgcggcggttagccagcttGCTAGGTTATCGGGAAGGCGAAATCGCTACATcttcctcttcagaagagcgggaggtatggactattttgttgctgtcaaacatgttcttactaatttcaacttttgtaatctcatgtgttcatgtctgtgaagattcctgaggatgagctaattctgagtcaaggcatacttccaaagcatacctccaagcaagccccacggtcagcttaccagttgaagccaaggggcaagggtccaaaccggtacactccggaagattatgtcaaccgaggaaagaaggttgtcactgaggaggatgaggggccgccgcggagatcagctttgtcgaggatgaggaacgacgagccgttctcttcagaggaggaggaggaggaggaggagcaggaggagcagcaggagcagcagcaggagcagcagcaacaacagccacggcagcggacgaagaggatggccgtccggaagcagccaGCGAGGACGGCACATCGAGGACGATACTAGGATGTGctacgtgttgttgtgaactctatcttcataagtatcgatttgtgaaccctatgtcatttcgaaccatggtctgtaatgctacttgttgtttgaatctaagtgctacaatgtgacctatgaagtgttacatgtgtatgtcatgaaattgctacttgttgtgtccaatgttgtattcataactgttggagtttggtaggatttttcatgtttttaacacaagtcaatgtgtggcgccctgcacacgggcgccacactgcactgtgtggcgcccgtggcatcggcgccacacatgccaacttatataaacttctgggtcgaaaacatccaggggctccggacgataagtccttagccgttttcgcgagCCTCTATGTCGCCCGCGGCATCGGTGCCACACGTGCTACTGTGGCGCCCGCGGCGTCGGTGCCACACAtagagcctcgcaaaacggctaagtcccagacgaattgtctcacagtatgttttgggcaattacaagtgcatgtgtggcgccgttgggaggggcgccacacatgctgccacgtcggatgggcgcaccagctcagcggcgagggggccacgtcggctgggagagtggcgccggcaggaggagcaccacatgggcatgtgtggcgcccgtgggaggggcaccacacaaaagggttagattggtgaaatagtttcgccggagggtcagtctgtgcttttctttaacttttgggttatttttgtgcaaatcgcccgaTGATTGAATCCACCCACGCGTGGAGTTATCCTCCCTCTTGATTATTTGGACTCATTTTATTAGAAAccctcactggtagaaaaagaggcttccgtccagccccattagtcgcgaaagtataggaaccgcgactaacggagtctttagtcgcggttcgggaggcgaaccgcgactaaaggcctgggcccagagcgctcgctggccagctggtggacgggaggagctttagtcgcggttggccgggccaaccgcgactaaaggtgcctgaatgcctttagtcgcggttggccaggccaaccgcgactaaagccccacccctatatataccgttcagcccacaacacttagccatttggtgccacttctcttcacaaacttcacaagggggtgtaggtttgcttttggctcctcttatgcacacaaggtgtttgatgaaatgccccaagagcatgaaacacacatgatatgaagtgtcggagccacacttgagcttcctcatttattttttcctcctcgatcgcggttagcaacttgaacctttcatatgtgtcattgataaaatatgcatgtgtgtagctagttagtttaacaaatgcatgatggttaattatatattttatattataataatgcagatgaatcggcaatggatgtacgataaccgactctccggcgagttcactacgggtttgaaagatttcctcgtagtggctaatgcgaatgctgtgggggttttgttatctgtccatgtgttaactgtaagaatcagaagggttactcttcctcaagagatgttcacatgcacctgctttggcatggtttcatgccaagctataattgttggaccaagcatggagaaagaggggttataatggaagaagatgaagaaggggatgatttcatcgatgaaagctatcttgctcatttcggtgatactttcatggaggatgctgaaggtgaaggggaaggtgaaggggaaggtgaagaagaggcacgtgatgatcccgttgatgatcttggtcggaccattgctgatgcacggagacgtcatgaaactgaaaaggagagggagaatttggatcgcatgttagaggatcacagaaaggcgctgtacctcggatgcgatgatggtctgaaaaagctgggctgcacactggatttgctgaaatggaaggcacaggcaggtgtagctgactcggcatttgaaaacttgctgaaaatgttgaagaatatgtttccaaagaataacgagttgcccgccagtacgtacgaagcaaagaaggttgtatgccctctaggtttagaggttctgaagatacatgcatgcatgaacgactgcatcctctaccgcggtgaatacgagaatttgaatgaatgcccggtatgcactgcattgcgttataagatcagaggcgatgaccctggtgacgatgttgagggccagaaacccaggaagagggttcccgccagggtgatgtggtatgctcctataataccacggttgaaacgtctgttctggaacaaagagcatgccaagttgttgcgatggcacaaagaggaccgtaagtcggacgggtagttgagacaccccgcagatggaacgcaatggagaaagatcgatagagagttcaaagattttgcagctgacgcaaggaacataagatttggtctaagtacagatggcatgaatccttttggcgagcagagctccagccatagcacctggcccgtgactctatgcatctacaaccttcctccttggttgtgcatgaaacggaagttcattatgatgccagtgctcatccaaggtccgaagcaacccggcaatgacatcgatgtgtacctaaggccattagttgatgaacttttacagctgtggggcagacctggtgtccgtgtgtgggatgagcacaaagaagaggaatttgacctacgagcgttgcttttcgtaaccatcaacgattggcctgctcttagtaacctttcgggactgtcaaataagggatacaatgcatgcacacactgcttacatgagactgaaagtgtacatttgccaaattgtaagaagaacgtgtaccttgggcatcgtcgatttcttccgaaaattcatccagtaagaaagaaaggcaagcattacaacggcaaggcagatcacctacCGAAGctcgcggaacacactggtgctgaggtatttgatatggtcaaggatttgaaagtcatctttggaaagggtcctggcggacaatcagttccgaagggagctgacgggcacgcagccatgtggaagaagaaatctatattctgggagctagaatattggaaagtcctagaagtccgctctgcaatcgacgtgatgcacgttatgaagaatatttgcgtgaacctcctaagcttcttgggcgtgtatgggaagacaaatgatacaaaggaagcacggcaggaccagcaacgtttgaaagaccccgatgatcggcatccggaatggtttcaaggtagtgccagctacgctctgaccaaagaagagaaggtcatcttttttgaatgcctgagcagtatgaaggtcccgtctggattctcgtccaatataaagggaataataaacatggcggagaaaaagttccaaaacctgaagtctcacgactgccacgtgattatgacgcaattgcttccgattgctttgagggggctcctgccggaaaatgttcgagtagccattgtgaagctatgtgcattcctcaatgcaatctctcagaaggtaatcaatccagaagttctaccacggttacagaacgatgtgatccaatgtcttgtcagttttgagttggtgttcccgccatccttcttcaatattatgatgcacctcctggttcacctagtcgaagtgatttccattctcggtcctatatttctacacaatatgttccccttcgagaggttcatgggaatattaaagaaatatgttcataaccgtgctaggccagaaggaagcatcgccaagggctatggaaatgaggaggtaattgagttttgtgttgactttgttcctgaccttaagccgattggtcttcctcgatcgcggcacgaggggagactaattggaaaaggcacgatcggaagtaaatcaacgatatgtatggacggccattctctgactgaagcacaccacacagttctgaccaattccagcttggtggctccgtactttgagaaacacaagaatattttacgctcggacaaccctgggaagcctgaatcctggattaggaaggcccacatggagactttcggcagttggttgagaaaacatttaatgaatgacgatcatgttgtagatcagctgtacatgttggccaagacaccatcttcgactataacgactttccaagggtacgagataaatgggaatacattttacacgatcgcccaagataaaaagagcaccaaccaaaacagtggtgtccgctttgatgcagcaaccgagaatgggcaaaaggtcacatattatggttacatagaggagatatgggaacttgactatggaccctcctttaaggtccctttgttccggtgcaaatggttcaagctaacaggaggtggggtaaaggtggaccagcaatacggaatgacaatggtggatttcaacaatcttggttaccttgacgaaccattcgtcctagcgaaagatgtcgctcaggttttctatgtgaaggacatgagtagcaaaccgaggaaacagaaagataagaaaacgatcagtacatcatgcgatgatccaaagcgccacattgttctttcagggaaaagaaacatcgtgggagtggaggacaagacagacatgtcagaagattataatatgtttgctaaaattccgcccttcaaagtgaacaccgacccaagcattaagttaaatgatgaggatgctccatggatacggcacaatcgtaagcaagcagggacacaaggaaagaaatgatgtgtaataatttattgtaccaaactttgttgaatggatcatgtcaattatattacccgtgatgtgtttggtgtccattttcgaatgattcagttgactcgagatagcactgatgatacatgaaatttggagtgattcagtcatactcctgcctaggcgtataatatgcatactcgtagtcttcatagccgccgccgttgtactggtagtcgtcgccttctaagttgtcgccgtcgtcgtcgctgctgtcgtcgctgctgtcgtcgccttCTAAAATGGAGTTACAAATTTAATTACACTTTTTTGTTTACTGAACAACAAATTTACTTAATTAACTAAAATCTTGACTTAATAAAATTAAAACTTAACAATTTTGACttaaaattttgactttttttgacttaataattttgacgtacttaaccacacacacgcactagggcgtcgaggacacataacttaaccaccacgcgtatacggagggggcagcgctagctcgtcgcccctccgtatacgcgcggtgttttttttgggatcgagagggggcggcgagggttatgtgtcctcggcaccgccaccgccctttcaccaccgccaccgcgcgcgtatactgaggggggagcgagcccctcgtcgccccctccgtatacacacggtgttttttttgggatcgagagggggcggcgagggttatgtgtgtgttgtcctcgcctccctctccgtgacgccgtcgtctaccgccccgtctcgcgctcttccgcgacaccctctcccacgccttccagctcgccggccccctccttttggcgccgccctttcgccaccgccaccgccccccttctgcacttaattaatttgtttttactacatgttttcaggactgacatatggcggacgatagagctgacccgattatggacaactatgatccggacgctgaagaccatattttcggcatcataaacggcgatattctatatgtgccgaccggacaagaagaagatgatatctcttcttatctgaactttgacggtgaagatgaagggcgccgtcagcaagatcatGCCGAAGAAacatcgataaacgacgatcttcaattggaagtagcaaccacctccggcgccgaggtatatgtatacattgagcctctggtgatacaaactaactgatttgaataaatatgtgtgtactaacgcgcgcgactctctttcttattttagccctcggccggatcgtcgaaacaatcgagtacgtcgtcaaagcgtggcgcaaccaagatgatgaaacaaggagaaacatgcaccatcgaggttgtcgaggaagcaaccggcaggccgctggagcaccGCAAGaatgccaccaagtttgtcagccaatgcggagccgttgttagagacaacgtcccgatcaccgtctaggagtggaatcagccaaagaaggcacgtcttggtttcacttttgtcgataagagaaccaaaaaagattgcttcaagaagcttatggaacatttcgttctacctctggAATAcaacaaatacgatgaggagggtaacaagattgaggaaaacaaggagaggaggaggctagtcaaacagttcgctcttcataagatgtccgacgcattccggaaatacaagcaaaatctaacccatgactttgtcaagcagaacaagactccggatttcaaaggacaatatgagaaactgcaacatgattggccagaatttgtgaagcaaaagaaatcggagcagttcattcaaatatcgaaaaaaataaggaaaatgcggctaagaaggagtacaatcatattatggggccaggagggtatcgcctttgggagcctaggtgggacaagatggagaacgagctgagggcgcgaggaatccgtccaggtacggagggatgggacccaagggccaaaagctggtggtacgggcatgggggatcgctgaacccggagacaggggagtgtgtttaccggggcaaaataattaaacccacccaaaagcttattgaggcaatgagggatgctcaagaggggaggatcaagttcaacagagagaacgacgccctgacaaaagccctcgggaatcctgaacacgaaggacgtgtacgaggcatggggcacattccgtgaaaaatagggttcccccagaacgatgacccgtacggttacagaagccgtaagagaaagatggatcgggaagcagatgttgtggcgcggttggcatcggaaatggatgtgatgaagaaaaccgtgagtgtactagtagccgaaagagatgcagctcgggcgcagcatgaagatcatccattggatctcggaagccagcagcggagaagcagcgtggcttccacggaggccccaccggctggtgcaccgacgatcgaaattactgcaccggagcctctggtggtcgaaattactgcaccggagcctcctcgctaccccgtggacgatataaaggagatgaaataatgtcatctgtattatcctatcgggaacatgtccatgaaggtagccatcggcagtgctttaccatgtttacctggagcactccaccacaacaaccccattcaagatgg
Coding sequences within it:
- the LOC127345734 gene encoding scarecrow-like protein 3; the encoded protein is MIHQQQQQQDEGSSSSVTSSPLQNFSNMPLHPATASTTPPWMLRELRSDERGLCLIHLLLNCAAAAAAGRLDAANAALEHIATLASPDGDAMQRVAAAFAEALARRALRAWPGLCRALLLPRASPAPAEVAVARRHFLDLCPFLRLAGAAANQAVLEAMESEKIVHVIDLGGADATQWLELLHLLAARPEGPPHFRLTAVHEHKDLLTQTAMVLTKEAERLDVPFQFNPVVTRLDALDVESLRVKTGEALAITSSLQLHRLLATDDDSTTSPTAIDKEKRRSSPEDSSGLLSPSTSRADAFLGALWGLSPKVMVVTEQEASHNTPGLTERFVEALNYYAALFDCLEVGAARGSVERARVERWLLGEEIKNIVACDGADRRERHERHDRWAARMEGAGFGRVPLSYYSLLQARRAAQGLGCDGFKVREEKGVFFLCWQDRALFSVSAWRGRRYD